Below is a window of Micromonospora chersina DNA.
CCGGCCCGGCCCCTGGTGAGCACGCCGCGGCGGCTGCCCGACGTCTTCGCCGACCGGGTGGCCGAGCGCCCCGACGCGGTGGCCCTCTCCGCCGAGGACGCCCGGGTCAGCTACCGGGAGCTGGACGAGTGGTCGAACCGGCTGGCCCACGGGCTGCGGGCGCACGGCGTCCGGGACGGCGACCTCGTCGGCGTGTGCCTGGACCGCTCCGCCGAACTCGTCGCCACCCTGCTCGCGGTGCTCAAGGCCGGCGCGGTCTACGTGCCCATGGACACGGCGTACCCGGCCGACCGGCTCGCGTACACGGTCCGGGACTCGGGGCTCGCCGTGCTGGTCACCACGCACGCCGAGTTCCCCCGGGTCGACGGGATCACCCCGGTCACCCCGGCCGCGCTGGCCGAGGCGGGCGACGCCGGGGCGGACGCGCCGCCCGCCGTCACGGCCGGACCGGAGGACCCGGCGTACGTCATCTACACCTCCGGCTCCACCGGCCGGCCGAAGGGGGTGGTGGTCCCGCACGCCAACGTGGTCGCCCTGCTCGACGCCACCCGGGCCGACTTCGGGCTCGGGCCGGCGGACGTGTGGACGTTCTTCCACTCCGCCGCGTTCGACTTCTCCGTGTGGGAGATCTGGGGCGCGCTGCTCACCGGCGGGCACCTCGTCGTCGTGCCGTACTGGGTGTCGCGTTCCCCGGAGCAGTTCCACGAGCTGCTGGTCGAGCGCCGGGTCACCGTGCTCAACCAGACCCCGTCCAGCTTCGCCCAGCTCGTCGAGGCCGACCGGGAGGCGGCCGGCCCGCTCGCCGTACGCCTGGTGATCTTCGGGGGTGAGCCGCTGGACGCGCGGAGCCTGCTGCCCTGGTTCGACCGCCACCCGGAGTCGGCGTGCCGGCTGGTCAACATGTACGGCATCACCGAGACCACCGTTCACGTCACCGCCGGCGACGTCACCCGGGCCGGCGCGCTGGCCGCCTCCCGCTCCGTCGGCCGGCCGCTGCCCGGCTGGTCCGTCCGGATCCGCGACACCGCGGGCCGGCCCGTCCCGCCCGGCGTGCCGGGGGAGATCCACGTCGGCGGCGTCGGAGTGGCAACCGGCTACCTGGGCCGCCCCGACCTGACCGCGGAGCGCTTCGCCGTCGACCCCGAGACGGGGGAGCGGACCTACCGCTCGGGGGACCGGGGCCGGCTGCTGCCCGACGGCACCCTCGAACACCTCGGCCGGATCGACAACCAGGTGAAGCTGCGCGGCTTCCGGATCGAACTGGACGAGATCCGCTCGGTGCTGACCGAGTGCCCAGGTGTGGCGGCGGCGGCCGTGGTGCTGCGCCGCGCCGACCCGGACGACCCGGCCACCGGCCGGATCGACGCCTACGTGGTGCGCACCGGGGGCGGCGACGCGCCGCTGCGCGAGCGGCTGCGCCGGATGCTGCCCGAGTACATGCTCCCGGCCACCATCACCGACCTGCCGGCCCTCCCGACCACCGCCAACGGCAAGGTCGACCGGGACGCCCTGCCCGAACCGGCCGCCGAGCCGGCCACGCCCGAGGCGCCCGCCGAGGCGGCCGGGGACGACCTGGCCGGCGGGCTGCTCGGCGTCTGGCAGCAGGTGTTCGGCCGCCCGGTGGGCGTCGCGGACAACTTCTTCGAGTTGGGCGGCAACTCGCTCCTGGCCGTGCGGATGGCGGCCATCATGCGCGAACGCGGGCTGCCCCGGCTGCACCCGCGCACCCTCTACCTGAACCCGACCCTGCGTGGCCTCGCCGACGCGCTGCGCACCGGCTGACGCGGGCACGGCCACGTGGGATGCTGGTCGGACCCAGTCGAGCGGGCCGTTCAGGGGGTCAGCGATGAGCGACGAGCCCTACGACGTCGACTACGACGAGGTCTACCGCGACACCGCCGGCTCGGGCGGCCCGCCCTGGGACATCGGCGGTCCCCAGCCGGCACTCGCGGCCGTGCTCGACGGCGCGGTGCGGGGCCCGAAGGTGCTCGACATCGGCTGCGGCGCCGGTGACCTCGCGATCGCCCTGGCCCGCCGCGGCCACCAGGTGACGGCCGTCGACATCTCGCGGGTGGCGATCGACCAGGCCCGCGCCAAGGCCGCCGGCGAGGGCCTCACCGTCCACTTCGAGGTCCAGGACGCCACCCGCCTGTCGCTGCCGTCGGCGCCGTTCGACTCGATCTTCGACTCCGGCCTGCTGCACAGCCTGGTCCGGCGCGGCGGCGGCGCCGCGGACGCGTACCTCGCCGCGCTGCCGGGCCTGGCCGCGCCGGGCGCCACCGTCTTCGTGCTGGCGGTCTCCCTGGCGGACGGCCAGGGCTGGGGCGTGACCGAGGACCTGCTCCGGGCCGGCTTCGCCGAGCCGGAGTGGACCGGCACGGAGATCGAGGAGATCCAGGTGGCCGCGGAGACCGACGGCCGGCGCCTCTCCCTGCCCGGATTCCTGCTCCGCACGGTCCGCGCGTCCGGCGCCTGACCGGCGCCGCACCCCCCGTCCCGGGTGGACGGAGGCGTGTGCATGCATTCGTGTCGACCATTCTCTGTTTGTGGTACCCATGTGCTGCGCCCTGACGCCGAAATGGCGTACCCGGCGATTCCCGCCGGGACTTCCGGGGCGCGGGACCGTTTTCCGAATCGCATGGAAAGGGCCACTCATGGCTGCACACGTTCGTCGGTTCACGGGGGTCGGCCTGGTGGCGCTGCTGGCGCTGGCCGGCTGCGGCACGACGTCCGGGGAGGCCTCCGGCCGGTCCTCGTCGTCGGCGGCCGCCCCCTCGGCCGTGGCGACCACCGACCCCTCGGCGGCCGCGTCCGTGCAGGAGGGCGTCGACGTCTACCTCAAGCTGCTCGACACCTTCGTGGCGGCGAGCAACGCCGGCGCGGCCGACGCGCCGGACCTGCCGAAGTACGCCTCCGGCCAGGCGCTGCTCACGGTCAAGACCATCCTCACCACCTACCGGGAGCAGGGTGTGCGCACCCAGGGCAACCCGAAGATCGGCAAGCCGGTGGTCACCGCCTACAGCCCGGCCACCGCACCGACAAGCGCCAAGCTCACCGGCTGCTTCGACAACTCCGACTGGCCGTTCGTGAAGGCCGACGGCAAGCCGGTCGACAACCTCGGCCCGCAGCAGCAGGCGCAGGGGCCGAGCGCCGTCAACGCCACCCTGGCGAAGGCCGCCGAGGGCTGGCGGGTCACCGAACTGGTCATCGAGGGCGCCTGCCCGGCCTGAGAAATCCCGTTCGTCGCCGTGCGACCGCCGGAAATCCGCGGTCGCACGGCGATGCTCCCGTCGTATTCCGGCCGCTTTTCCTGGCCGCCGGAAACGTCGGGCGGAAAACCGGCGTGGCCGCCGGAAAAGCAAACGGAACCGACGGGAGGACCCATGGACGCGGACGGTCGAGGCACGGCACCCGAGCGACCCCCGACCCGCACCCGCCGGGCCGTCCCGACGCTGCCGCTCGTCGCCACGGTGCTCACCTTCGCGGTCGGCTTCGCGCAGAAGTGGCCCTGCCACTACGCCGGCTGGCCCTGGGACACCCGGCTCGCCTTCGGCAGCTACTGCTACAGCGACATCCCCATCCTCTTCCGCGGCCGTGGCCTCATCGACGGCGCCTTCCCGTACGCGCCGCAGCCCGCCGGGCCGCCGCTGGAATACCCGGTCGGCAGCGGGTACCTCATGGACCTCACGGCCCGGCTCTCCCGGCTGTTGACCCCCGGCGCCGACGAGGCCACCGCCGCGCAGGCGTACTTCCTCGTGAACGTGGTGGTGCTGCTGGCGCTGGCGCTGCTCACGGTCTGGGCCGTGCACGCGGTGCTGCGCCGCACCGGCGGGCGCACCCGCGACGCGCTGCTGGTGGCGGCCGCCCCGACCCTGGCGCTGGCCGGCACCATCAACTGGGACCTGCTGGCCGTGGCCGCCGCCGTGCTCGCGGTGCTCGCCTGGGCGTACGACCGGCCCCTGCTGGCCGGCGCCATGATCGGCCTGGGCACCGCGGCGAAGCTGTTCCCGCTCTTCCTGCTCGGGCCGCTGCTGCTGCTCTGCCTGCGGGACCGCCGGCTGCGCGACCTCGCCCGGACGCTGGCCGCCGCCGTCGCGGTGTGGCTGGTCCTCAACGCCCCGGTCATGGTGCTCTACCCGGACGGCTGGTGGGAGTTCTGGCGCTTCAACGCCGCCCGCGAGGCCGACTTCGGCGCCCTCTGGTACGCCCTCCAACTCCTCGGCGCGCCGGTGCCGGCGGTCAACGAGGTGGCCCTCGGCGTGCTCGTGCTGCTCCTGCTCGGCGTCGCCGTGCTGGCCCGCTACGCCCGCCGCCCGCCCACCCTCGCCCAGCTCGGCTTCCTCACCGTGGCGGCGTTCCTGCTCACCAACAAGGTCTACTCGCCGCAGTACGTGCTCTGGCTGCTGCCGCTGCTGGTGCTGGCCCGCGGACAGGCGCCGGGGCGGCGGGTGCTGCGCGACTGGGTGCTGTGGCAGGCCGCCGAGGTGCTGCACTGGGTGGCGGTGTGGCGCTACCTGGGGGAGGCGCTGACAGCGGACTGGCAGTATCCGGCCGCCATCCTGATCCGGGTCGCGGTCACCGCGTACCTCTGCGGTCAGGTGGTCCGCGACGTGCTCACCGCCCCGGCGGAGGCCCCGGCCGGCGCACGCCCGGCCCCGCTGCCCGCACCGGCCCCGCAGCCCGCCTGACGGCGCCGCCGACGCGCGACGCCCCCGGCCGCCGAGGGCGGGCCGGGGGCGTCCGGGTGAGCGTCAGTTCTTCGGTTCGGTCCACATGAGGCCGTTGCCGGCCGTGGCGAGCCCGCCCTCGAACAGCGGCGGCTCCTGCGGCGCGTCCTCGCCGAACAGCACCCCCGCCTGGATCTGCGAGCCCTCGAACATCGCGTCGGCGACCAGGCTGGACCGGCCCAGGAAACCGCTGCCGCCGGGGCTGATGGCATTCACCGCCGCGCCCAGCTCGGCGGTGTTCGCGCCCTGCCGGCGGATCAGGTCCGTCGAGCCGGCCAGCGCGTCCTCGCCGGAGGCGACGCCGCCGACCAGCTCGATGAAGGACTGCATGTCCGGCGCGCTGCTCTGCGTGACCTTGCGGGCCTGCCAGAAGTAGGAGTTCTCGTCCACGTGCAGGTCGTAGAAGCTGACCAGGAAGTCGTGGAAGACGGCGTACTCGCGGCGGTAGCGCTGCTCGAACTCGGTGAAGGCCCGCTCCTCGTTCACGGCGCCGGCCAGCACGCTGTTGATCGACCGGGCGGCCAGCAGCGCGCTGTACGTGGCCAGGTGCACCCCGGAGGAGAAGACCGGATCGATGAAGCAGGCGGCGTCGCCGACCAGGCACATGCCGGGGCGCCAGAACGAGGTGTTGCAGTACGAGTAGTCCTTGCGCACCCGCACCTGGCCGTAGTCGCCCTCGGTGACCCGGGTGGCGTCGGACAGGTAGTCGGCGATCAGCGGGCACTCGGCGATCAGGTCGTGCAGCGCCCGCTCCTGGTCGCCCTGCACCTTGTGCGCCATCTCCCGGCGGACGACCGCGCCGACGCTGGTCAGCGTGTCCGACAGCGGGATGTACCAGAACCAGCCGGCGTCGAAGGCGACGCAGAGGATGTTGCCGCTGTTCGGCGCGGGCAGCCGCTTGCCGCCCTCGAAATAGCCGAACAGCGCCAGGTTGCGGAAGAACGGCGAGTATTCCCGCTGCCCGCCGACGGTGCCGTGCAGGCTGCCCTTGTTGCCGGAGGCGTCGACCACGAAGCGGGCGTGCGCCGTGCGGCTCTCCCCGCCCTGCGTGAACCGCACGCCGCGGACCCGCTCGTCGTCGGCGATCACCTCGGTGACGGCGCAGTTCTCCCGGACGTCCACGCCGAGCCGGCGCGTGTTCTCCAGCAGGATCTGGTCGAAGCGCCGCCGCTCCACCTGGTACGCGTGCGACGTCGGCCCGGCCATCCGGGGCGAGACCGCGAACGCGAACGTCCACGGCTCCGGGCTGGTGCCCCACTTGAAGGTGCCGCCCTGCTTCTTCATGAAGCCGGCCGCGGCGATCTCGTCGCCCACGCCGAGCAGGTTGCAGATGCCGTGCACGGTCGAGGGGAGCAGCGACTCGCCGATCTGGTAGCGCGGGAAGGTCTCCCGCTCCAGCAGCAGCACCTTCGCCCCGGCCTTGGCGGTCAGCGAGGCGGCGGTCGACCCACCCGGCCCTCCACCCACGACGATGACGTCGAACTCTTCCGGTTGGCTTGCCACGAATCCTCCTGCCCTGCACGCGGCCGGGGCCCGGGCACGGCGGACAGCCGTCCCGCCCACGGCGGCTCGTCGGCGTGGGTCACCCGTCGCCCCTGCGGGCGACCACCCGAGCAGCATGATCGGTCGTGCTGCCGGGTGTTCGCCAGGCCGGCGGGAGGCACGCCGGACCGGGCCGCCGGACCGTTCGACCGGCGGGTGTCGGCGGTTGCACGGATCGGCGACCGTCGACGCCCGGCGGCTGGCGCGGACGCCGGATCCCGAC
It encodes the following:
- a CDS encoding amino acid adenylation domain-containing protein, translated to MRTLQPPPATGPRRHPAAPAGAPDCHALRIRLDPPVDDETVGARLAAHAGTARLWVEPVPDHADSPAAVRRRDRELSRPVAAGLRAVLIRYADGPADLVLVARRDAWDPPALRRLGAAFRGGTADPAPTPATDRPAAPTGAVPAWGLGDPRAGDAWGEDRTVLPGHPGGDPATWLAALAVLLARYQPEETAVVGALGVRAGEDVTALAVATPDDLPLDALTARLRDHLAAPADPAPPPTVSIGLAFDLGDPADEYVPCLAPRFPLTVVVGRDADGHVELRWRHPLRAVSPAVAAQVVRHLAHLHRQVTAAAPPPVGAADLDDPAGREWIAALGRPARPLVSTPRRLPDVFADRVAERPDAVALSAEDARVSYRELDEWSNRLAHGLRAHGVRDGDLVGVCLDRSAELVATLLAVLKAGAVYVPMDTAYPADRLAYTVRDSGLAVLVTTHAEFPRVDGITPVTPAALAEAGDAGADAPPAVTAGPEDPAYVIYTSGSTGRPKGVVVPHANVVALLDATRADFGLGPADVWTFFHSAAFDFSVWEIWGALLTGGHLVVVPYWVSRSPEQFHELLVERRVTVLNQTPSSFAQLVEADREAAGPLAVRLVIFGGEPLDARSLLPWFDRHPESACRLVNMYGITETTVHVTAGDVTRAGALAASRSVGRPLPGWSVRIRDTAGRPVPPGVPGEIHVGGVGVATGYLGRPDLTAERFAVDPETGERTYRSGDRGRLLPDGTLEHLGRIDNQVKLRGFRIELDEIRSVLTECPGVAAAAVVLRRADPDDPATGRIDAYVVRTGGGDAPLRERLRRMLPEYMLPATITDLPALPTTANGKVDRDALPEPAAEPATPEAPAEAAGDDLAGGLLGVWQQVFGRPVGVADNFFELGGNSLLAVRMAAIMRERGLPRLHPRTLYLNPTLRGLADALRTG
- a CDS encoding tryptophan 7-halogenase, coding for MASQPEEFDVIVVGGGPGGSTAASLTAKAGAKVLLLERETFPRYQIGESLLPSTVHGICNLLGVGDEIAAAGFMKKQGGTFKWGTSPEPWTFAFAVSPRMAGPTSHAYQVERRRFDQILLENTRRLGVDVRENCAVTEVIADDERVRGVRFTQGGESRTAHARFVVDASGNKGSLHGTVGGQREYSPFFRNLALFGYFEGGKRLPAPNSGNILCVAFDAGWFWYIPLSDTLTSVGAVVRREMAHKVQGDQERALHDLIAECPLIADYLSDATRVTEGDYGQVRVRKDYSYCNTSFWRPGMCLVGDAACFIDPVFSSGVHLATYSALLAARSINSVLAGAVNEERAFTEFEQRYRREYAVFHDFLVSFYDLHVDENSYFWQARKVTQSSAPDMQSFIELVGGVASGEDALAGSTDLIRRQGANTAELGAAVNAISPGGSGFLGRSSLVADAMFEGSQIQAGVLFGEDAPQEPPLFEGGLATAGNGLMWTEPKN
- a CDS encoding class I SAM-dependent methyltransferase, encoding MSDEPYDVDYDEVYRDTAGSGGPPWDIGGPQPALAAVLDGAVRGPKVLDIGCGAGDLAIALARRGHQVTAVDISRVAIDQARAKAAGEGLTVHFEVQDATRLSLPSAPFDSIFDSGLLHSLVRRGGGAADAYLAALPGLAAPGATVFVLAVSLADGQGWGVTEDLLRAGFAEPEWTGTEIEEIQVAAETDGRRLSLPGFLLRTVRASGA
- a CDS encoding glycosyltransferase 87 family protein, which encodes MDADGRGTAPERPPTRTRRAVPTLPLVATVLTFAVGFAQKWPCHYAGWPWDTRLAFGSYCYSDIPILFRGRGLIDGAFPYAPQPAGPPLEYPVGSGYLMDLTARLSRLLTPGADEATAAQAYFLVNVVVLLALALLTVWAVHAVLRRTGGRTRDALLVAAAPTLALAGTINWDLLAVAAAVLAVLAWAYDRPLLAGAMIGLGTAAKLFPLFLLGPLLLLCLRDRRLRDLARTLAAAVAVWLVLNAPVMVLYPDGWWEFWRFNAAREADFGALWYALQLLGAPVPAVNEVALGVLVLLLLGVAVLARYARRPPTLAQLGFLTVAAFLLTNKVYSPQYVLWLLPLLVLARGQAPGRRVLRDWVLWQAAEVLHWVAVWRYLGEALTADWQYPAAILIRVAVTAYLCGQVVRDVLTAPAEAPAGARPAPLPAPAPQPA